The DNA region AAGGTAGCCACTTAGGAGCCAATTGCCGATTGTATAGTACAGTCACCCACAACAGCATTGGGTGAGGGGATGTCATAAAGATAAAGTGATTGTAACGGGTAGAAAGGGCATAGTTTTTGATTTCTTTTTTAGGCAACATCAACCATAGGGCTGTCATAGATCCCTGTGCGGTGTCTATAAGCTGGGGAAAAACAATTTCTTGAATTGGTTTATTTTGAGGCCACAAAAGTTTATGACAGCTTTGTTCTACTGTGATTGGTAAACCTGAATCTAAAGGACGGCTAAGGATGGAACTAGAGGGTATTGTAGGTATACTGGGACAATTAGACTCTTCTAAACTGTTTAAGACTTGCAAAATTTGAGCGATATTTTGAGGGCGATCGCAAGATTTTTTTGCAAGACAAGACATGATTAAATTATTTAGTTTTTCTGGTATTTTCAGAGTAGGTTGAACATCTGCGATCGCTTTTGGTTGCTCAAAGTGATGTGCTTTATACCAAGCACCAAAGTAATCAGTTTCTGGTTGCCAAGGTTTTTTGCCTGTGAGCATTTCAAACATCATCACACCCAGGCTATAAATATCAGAGCGACTATCTAATTTTTCTCCATCTAGGTGTTCTGGTGAACAGTAGGGTAAAGTGCCATTAAATCCTCTGCTTGTACTAGCTGTTGATGATGCATAATTTAAAAATCTGGCAATACCAAAATCGAGAATTTTAACTAACTGTCCCAATATAGGATCGGGAATAACTAATATATTGGCAGGCTTGATATCTCTATGAACTAATGGACAAATTTTGCCATCAATGTTAATGCCTTGATGGGCGCACTGTAAGCCCAAACAAATTTGGCGGGAGAGAGTCAAAAACATAGGCAGTGGAAGCGGAATTAAATCCTTTAAACTCTTACCACATAAATATTCCATGACGTAATATGGTTTTCCTTTCTCATTTACACCATAATCATACGCCCGGACTATATGTAAACTATTTTGACTCAAAGCTGCACTCATTAAAGCTTCACGAGCAAAGTCTTGTTGCATTTTGTTATCTACAACAGTTTGAGTCAAAAACTTGATAGCAACTGGTGTGCCTCCTAACAAAATATCATTTGCTAAAAAAACTTCACCCATGCCACCGCTACCAATTAATTGCTTGATTTGATAACGATTGGCAAGCAAGCCCGTACTACTTGGAGATGTAAATAAGCTCTTATTCACTTTATTCATCTCTGTTGCTGAGTCTATTTAAAGTTAGCAATACACGCATAAAAATATCATTAGGTAATGGGAGCAAGTCTTTATATTTTGATAGCAGACTTTCAATGACGTGATAAAAGCTTTAAAAACATCTCCAAAAATTTATCCATCCAGCTTTTTAAGCCTTCTGTCTCAGATTTTTGATCTGCGGTTAACTTTTGTAAAATGTTTAATTTCAGCTTTTCATAATCTGCTTTTAGAAGATTTTTGGCTTGATTAGACATAATTAATTCATTTGAATGTTGACTCATGTCTAAACAATCTATAAGTTGTTGACGCTGGTTACCAGTAAGGCTTAAAGTTGTTACATGAGAGCAACGAGTTGGATCTTCTATGGCAAAAAATAGTAGATGATAGTAACCTACTTCCGCTAAAGTACGTGCTATATTCTGACCTTTATTATCTTTCAAATCCAGAAAATAAGGTAGCCACTTAGTCATAGAAGGTTGGGTATCATATAGTACGGTTACCCACAATAGCATCGGGTAAACATTTATTTTACTAATAAATTCAGTACCATGTATTTTATCCAAAAATTTTGTAATTTCTTGTTTGGGTAACATTGCCCAAAAAGTTGGTATAGCTCTTTCAGTTGTTTGTAGTAAATGGGGAAATCCTATTGGCGCAACTGGTTTATTTTTAGGCCAATTCTTCTGCAAACACTCTTTTTCTGATAATAAAGTTGAAGGTACTAATTGAACCGGAAATGAAAGTTTAATAATATCACTACTGTTGCTAGTAATACCATCATTAATCTGAACGTTAACTCTTTCTAAATTTTCTAATATTTGGTTGACATTTTGAGGGCGATCGCTTACATCTTTAGCTAAACAACTCATCACTATTTTTTCTAACACCTGCGGGATTTTGACTTGCGGATTCACTTCCTCAAGAGTAGGTGGCATTTGAAAGCGATGCGCTTGATACCAAGTACCAAAGGAGTTACTTTTTGTCTGAATCTGAAATGGATGCTTTCCTGTCAGCATTTCAAACATTAGTACTCCCAAACTGTAAATATCAGAGCGAACATCTAGTAATTTTCGCCCTTCCATGTGTTCGGGAGAACAGTAAGGTAAACTGCCAATAAAAGAATCTGTTAGAGTCATTCCACTTCGCTCTGTTAAAAACTTGGCAATACCAAAATCTAGTATTTTAATAATTTCTCCTTGTTTACTATCTTCAGTAATGAAGATATTTTCTGGTTTAATATCTCTATGAACAATAGGATAAATCTCTCCTTTGAGGCTAATACCTTGGTGGGCACATTGTAAGCCTAAACAAATTTGATTACAAATCTCTAAAAATTTAGATATTGTTAAAGGCTGAATTTTAAGAATTTGTTTAAGATTTTTTCCTTGCAGGAATTCCATTACATAAAACGGAGTTTTATCTTCAGTAATGCCATAGCTTAATATGCGAACAATATGTTTACTTTTGCGTCCCAATTGAGCGCCGATAAAAATCTCTCTAGCAAAGCGTTGGGACATGTGCTGGTTCGCCAAACTCAGTGATAAAATTTTGACTGCGATCGGCATTCCACCTTTAGCAGTATCTTCTGCTAAATAAACTCTACCCATGCCACCTTTGCCAATCAAATCTCTGATTAAATAGCGATTATTTAAAAATTGTCCAATATAATTGTCTAATTCTACTTTTTGCCCTACCATATTCTCAATTTTGTTTGGTGACATAAAAATCATTTATGAAAAATATTGTTGGCAAAGTACTTTAATATGTTTTAGCTAATTATTAAATTTAAATTTAGAAAATATCATAATTTGTAGAAAAATAATCAGATCCTATAATCCTGATTAATTTCTCGGAAAAATCTCCTAGATATTGTGTAACATATCTATTAAGCAATACGGTTGAGAAATTACACGGAAACTACAAATAAGCTAGATAAAGCTGGCTAGTAGATTCCGTGAATACACAGGAAAAAGTAAATGGTATTAAAACTCTGATGCCTCTGTATGGCTAAGGGTTGAGATTCGGGAGTAAACGGCGTAATAATCTGATTAGTGGTGTTTCAATTTTAATTTTAAAGGCTAGTATCTGGGTGCGTTGCAGGAAGTTAAAATTGTTATCACTGATGAGAATTAATGATTGCTGACCATCAGGTAACTTAGGGCCAAGAGTTAAGCCTTCAATGTTGTCTAGCAGTACATCTAGGGTTCTCAAATCTAACAGAAGTTTTTTCTGAACTGGTTTAATATTCTTAGAGTCAACTGCTAAAAGACTATTTATTTGATGAATATCATCAGAGCCTTCTAAAGAAACCTGAAACAGGGAAATAGCAAATCCTAAACCAGTAAAAGACCGCTCTAAACTTAGGAAGTGTCCTTGATTATCTAGAGCAAGTAAATCAGGTAATCCACTAGCGAATTTGCCAGTCACATTCAAAAAGGGAGAAACTGATTCTGTTTGGTAAAGAAATTCTTTTTCTGGCTGGTTGTTGAGCAAGTTGTATTGCAAAATCCGACAAGGAGTACCGATGTTAGCTTTTGCTGCGATACCATCTTGAATTAGAGCGTTTTCCGTAGCTGTGAATAAATGCTTTTTATCAGGTGTTATGGTAAGGCTTTCAAAAGCCAAATTGTTGCGGATACCTTGGTTACCACTTTTATTAGGCAAAAATTTGTTTGGTATGGGAAGTGTGGCAATTTCTCTACCAGAAGATAATGAGAACTCTTTAATAAAAGGATTAATTAATTTTGCAGCATCACCTTCAGAAGAAATAAATACAGTTGCTTTATTAGTTAAGGCAATACCTTCTGTATCAGTTTCACCAGAGCGAAATGTTTGACCATTTTCATTTAATAATGTGGTAACGCTGACAGGAATAACTTTACCATTTTGTAAAAAACCCTTGCTTAAGTCGATTTTCAGGGTGTAGAAACGGGCATTAGCTTTTTGTCCACGGTCATCAGAAATAGCATAATAAAGGTTGTTTTTGGCATTATATGTAATTCCAGATAAACCTCCAATTTCAGTTTTTTGTAAGGTTAAACTTTTTGCTAAATTAGCTTCTCCGATAAACTCTATGCTACTTATCTCAACAGCATTTATAGGTAAAAAACTTAATAAAAGGACGATAATTATAATTGGAATAAAGAAGTAAATAATTCTTGGAAATTTGAAAATATTTTTAATTAGCTGCATATATTTTTTGTTAAAGTGGAAAAATTATAAATAAGATATCACGCTAAAAGAAGCGGGGTTCACATTTGTACACCGCTAAAAATAACATGTATTATAAGCAACTTAAAAGCTTTAAAATTACTTAAGCTAGACGCAAACCATATTCATCCTGAAAAAAGTTTACCAGCCAGTTTTTCACTCTGAGAGTAGCGCGACAGTCATCTTCGTTGTAGCTTTGGATAATTTCTAGTAAGGTGCGATCGCCTGTTTCTAGCCACTGATCATACCAGTAAATACATTTAGCGCCACTAGCTTCTTTTTCCCGCCACTCGAATCCTAACCAACGAGCGATCGCTTTCAGGGCATAACTTTCTACAGGTAATGCTACACTTTGCGTTAATTGTTCATATACATCCACAAATCGATTCAGTACAGGACGCACTAAGGAGGAAGGAGTGTTGTAAAGCCTTGCCAACCGTTTAACTGTATCAAACTCGTAGACACAAAAATGGTAAATTGGCGCTTCGGGATATTGCCAAACCAAATCCAAAAATTGCTGCCAAACTAATTCTTCGTCTTCTGGTTTGTCTGCTAAAAACGAATAAAACTGTTCTGTATTGGCAAGTCTATCAACGACTAAAACCCCTAAAAGATAATTTAAATCTAAGTCTGGCTGTGCCTCAATATCAAAGTAAAGCTCTATAGGTGCTGTAAATGTAATATCTTTTATTGGTAATGGATAAGGTAATATTAATGGTCGTTTTTCCAGTGAAGATTGAGCTTGCACTATGAGTTTGGGCGCTACTTCCTTGTCAAAACCAAGCAAGTTTTCTAAGGCGCTGGGACTAGTGTTAGCAAGAGATTCTAGCGTGGTAATGGCTACGTCTTGGAGTTGAGTGTAGCGAAGAGGTGTTACACCTGGTAATAATGAGAGATGTTTTTCAGATTGAGCGATCGCATAACATTGACTATACCAATGGCAAAGATTGCACTTTTGCCGAGAAATAAACACCTCTGGCGAATTTGGTAACTCTAAAACTTGAATCAACTCCTCCAGAATCTGCTGCATCCGTGGTGTCCATTTGAGCAAATCCACAGGATAATTTCTCTCTTTGGTACGCAATATCAGCCAAGCTGTTTCTGGTGCTAAGTCCTGTATTGTTGCCAATACCTGGGCGTGAAATGCAGCAACAACTTGATATTCTTGCTTAGGACGCTTACCCAGTTCAATACTAGCCGGAACATACATCCAATCTCCAAAGCAAGATTTTCCTGGCCGTTTGACGAGTAAATCTGGACGACTTAGCAGAGTGTATCCTTCAGAATAATTTGCTAACAATACTCCCTTATAGATGTACTCAACTCCACGCTGCATCAATTCTAGAGTAGCTGCCTCTGCTGCTTCCCAGTTTCCATAAGAAGAATAATCTGGTTGGTGATAAGTCACCTTTGCCAAAGCACTCAGCTGATGAGCAATTTTGTCCTGTTGTAGTTTCCGCAGCAACTCATTGGGAGCATCACGCTGACTTTTGTCACCGTGGATATCTAGAAAAGTCCGACGTTTACAGCGTTGGTATTGCAGTAGGAGTTCAGCATTAATTAGCATTCTTTTAAGTTAACAAGAATTAGTACAGTCTGGGAGTCACTCAGACAATTAATGATGGAGTGGGAGAATGGAGGAGATGAGGGGGATGAGGGGGATGAGTAAAAAATAACTAACGATCAATGACTTTTGACTAATCCAAAATCTACAATCTAAAATCTAAAATTGGTATGACCAGTACTTCTGCTACACAGACCAGGTTGCATAGCCATCGAGAGCAATTTCCGGCTTTAGGGAATAAGACTTATTTCAATTATGGGGGACAAGGCCCGATGCCCCAAAGGGCAATGGATACGATCGCTCAAACTCAAGCTTATGTTCAGCAAATAGGCCCCTTTGGTAATGAAGCATATCGCTGGATAGCCCCCCAGACTCAAGCTGCTAGAGTTGCGATCGCTTCAGAGTTACATGCACCAAGCGAAACAATTACTCTGACGCAGAATGTCACTGTTGGCTGTAATATCGCTATATGGGGCATCGAGTGGCGTGCTGGCGACCATATACTACTTTCAGACTGCGAACATCCAGGCGTAATTGCCACAACACAGGAAATTGCGCGAAGATTTGCGGTGGAAGTTACTACCTGTCCTCTCAAGGCAACTTTAAATGAAGGCGATCCTGTAAAAGTCATTGCCCAGCACTTGCGCCCTAATACCCGTCTTGTAATATTAAGTCATGTTTTCTGGAATACTGGTCAAGTTTTACCTCTTGATAAAATTGCCGAAGTATGTAGAAATAATCATTCTTTTTTACTGATAGATGCTGCCCAATCTGCTGGTTTGTTGCCTTTAAACTTGACAGAATTGGGTGTAGATTTTTATGCTTTCACTGGTCATAAATGGTTATGTGGCCCTGCGGGTGCTGGTGGCTTGTATGTCCGACCAGAAGCACGAGAAAGCTTGAAACCTACCTTTATTGGTTTGAATGGCATTGTTGTGGATAGTCAATCTCAGCCTGTGGATTGGCTTCCAGATGGGCGACGATATGAAGTGTCTACACTAGCTTATCCGTTGTATGTTGGGTTACGAGAGGCGATCGCAATTCATCAGCAATGGGGAACATCACAGGAACGTTACGAGCAAATTTGTCAAAACAGTGAGTATCTTTGGCGGCGCTTAGTAGAATTACCCGATGTTAAATGTTTACGAACTTCTCCGCCTGAAAGCGGTATCGTCTCGTTTCAACTGCTAAATAATCAGCCCCAGCCTCATCTCAAGTTGGTGCAATTTTTAGACTCACAAAGAATATTAACTCGGACAATTGCCGATCCTAGCTGTATACGCGTCACTCTCCATTACCTGACTTTAGAATCGGAAATCGACCAATTGGTTGAAGCAATTCAAAGCTTTTGCAAAAATAGTTAGTCATTATTCATTAGGAGTTAAAGTCATAATTCCTAATGACAAATGACAAATGACAAATGACAAACATAAAAATGGAACGTCCAATCTTATACTTAGCCATAACTAACCACGGCTTTGGTCATGCTACCCGCATTGCTTCTGTAGCTGCGACAATTCAAAAATTATGTCCAGAAGTTCTGCTAATTCTGGTAACTACTGCCCCGCGCTGGTTGCTAGAGTGCTACATAGAAGGCGATTTTATCTATCGTCCCCGTGCATTTGATTTGGGTGTGGTGCAAACCGATAGTTTGACAATGGATAAAGTAGCGACTTTAGAAAAGTTGCTGGATATTAAAAAGCATCAAAATTCCCTCATTGCTTCAGAAGTGAATTTTATCCGCCAAAATCGCGTTAATCTCATTTTGGCAGATATTCCCTTCCTCGCTCCTGGGTTTGCCAAAGGTGCAAATATTCCCTGCTGGATGATGAGTAACTTTGGCTGGGACTTTATCTACCGAGATTGGGGAGGCGAATTTAGCGTAGTTGCAGATTGGATTAGTGATTGGTACTCAAAGTGCGATCGCCTGTTTCGTCTACCCTTCCACGAACCGATGCCAGCTTTTAACAATATCACAGATGTCGGTTTAACAGGCGGTTCCCCCCGTCACTCTGCTGAGAAATTACGTTCTCTTTGGAGAATAACTACACCAGTAGAAAAAACTATTTTGTTAACCTTTGGCGGCTTGGGTTTACAACAAATTCCCTATGAGAACCTGCGGCGATTCCCAGATTGGCAATTTATCGTCTTTGATCAATCTGCTCCTGATTTACCTAATTTAGTGAAAATTGATGACCGCAAATACCGCCCTGTGGATTTTATGTCTATTTGTGGGCGAGTCATTTCTAAACCTGGTTACAGTACTTTTGCTGAAGCCACCCTATTAGGAGTACCTATTGTTACCATACCCCGCGAGGACTTTGCCGAAGCAACTTTTTTAATAGAAGGCATTACAAATTATAACCAGCATCAAATCATCACCCCATCTGAGTTTTTTCAAGGGACTTGGGATTTTCTGCGTGAGTTACCCCAATTACCAAAGCAATCTGAACCAATTGCTAAAGATGGAAATGAAGCGATCGCTTATGCTGTAATTAATTATTTCGAGTCGAATAAAGTTCTTTAAAACAACATAAATTAATAGTAGAACAATGGCAACATCCAGCAGATTCAACCGCTAATTAGCTCTTACTAACATCAATAACAGTGTTTTAAATGACTCACTACCAAAAGCTACTAAAAATTTCTACCACTGGTAAATCTTTTTACAATATCACTGCAAAAATTGAAGCCGCAGTTGCAGAATCGGGAGTTGAAACTGGTCTTTGTACTCTATTTTTACGCCACACTTCAGCCAGTTTAGTTATCCAAGAAAACGCTGATCCCGATGTCCTTGTGGATTTAGCTAACTTTATGGCAAAACTCGTGCCAGAATCGGGAAAATACATTCACGATGCAGAAGGCCCCGATGATATGCCGGCACACATTCGTACCGCACTCACCCATACTTCTGAACATATCCCTATTAATCGTGGTCATTTAGTACTGGGAACTTGGCAAGGAATTTATATTTGGGAACATCGCCAACGCAGTCATTTAAGAGAATTGGTTATTCATATTTCTGCATAGGTGATTCTTAAGTTTTATTTAAGATAGAGTTTAAATACTCTAGTTATCCAGCTTACCTTTTGGCTATAATCTCATAAACTCGCGGTGATATGCATTTAACAAATTTCGCCGCGTTCGCTTTGTCATGAAAATTAATCAGATATACGCTAAATAATTCGTGTCAATTTGTAAATTAAAAAGTAAAGTTTATTTGTGATTATTTAAAAATCTACTTGTTTCCATATAAACTAATATTTAGTATAAGCTGTATGGGCTATTTCAATGACTATGAAGGAAGAACTGACAACAACTCATACTTTCCAATTTATTGATGAAATCCTTGCCCAACAGTCTATTAATCTATTATCACTTAATCCCAAAAAAACATTAATTACCAGTTTCACAGAATTAGGAAATTTAATTGCTGAAGAAAATACCGAAATTGAACTCGTCATAAACCTTCAGCAAACTCTTGAATCCATAGTCCGTACTCAGTTGCAAAACTTTCCAGAAAACATATTCTGGGATTTTGATTTTATGGTAAGTAGCATGCTAAAGCAGGCTCTTATAGCAAATGAGGGTGCTGTTCCTTTTTTAAACCTTTTCGGCAAAAAGATGGTTTTGCTGACGGAGATGTTCGGGAGTAAAACAGAAATCCGCTTTCGTTATGTTCACGATTTTATGTATGGGTTTGAGTGGGCAAGGTGGGTACAAAAAGAGCCACAAAAACGCGCACATATAGAGCCTTTTAGTCCAGTTTTTTTGGATTATTTGCTTGTCAAAGGTAAAGAACTTTTACAACGGATTAATCACGGTCAGGTTACATCTTATAAACTATGTGACACAGGCTACCGTAATCCCTTCACCTTTTCTCGTGAACCAGAAGATGAATATCGTCTATTAACTTGTCTTGCCCAAGAAGAACTGATTCCAGTAGCAGTGTGGAACTGGAATGCTAGCCCTGTCTGGAACAAACCTTTCCAAGAAATGCGCCAGCAATTAGCATTAAAATTAAATATTCAACCACAGAAACACTAAT from Nostoc commune NIES-4072 includes:
- a CDS encoding secondary thiamine-phosphate synthase enzyme YjbQ, which codes for MTHYQKLLKISTTGKSFYNITAKIEAAVAESGVETGLCTLFLRHTSASLVIQENADPDVLVDLANFMAKLVPESGKYIHDAEGPDDMPAHIRTALTHTSEHIPINRGHLVLGTWQGIYIWEHRQRSHLRELVIHISA
- a CDS encoding esterase-like activity of phytase family protein, translated to MQLIKNIFKFPRIIYFFIPIIIIVLLLSFLPINAVEISSIEFIGEANLAKSLTLQKTEIGGLSGITYNAKNNLYYAISDDRGQKANARFYTLKIDLSKGFLQNGKVIPVSVTTLLNENGQTFRSGETDTEGIALTNKATVFISSEGDAAKLINPFIKEFSLSSGREIATLPIPNKFLPNKSGNQGIRNNLAFESLTITPDKKHLFTATENALIQDGIAAKANIGTPCRILQYNLLNNQPEKEFLYQTESVSPFLNVTGKFASGLPDLLALDNQGHFLSLERSFTGLGFAISLFQVSLEGSDDIHQINSLLAVDSKNIKPVQKKLLLDLRTLDVLLDNIEGLTLGPKLPDGQQSLILISDNNFNFLQRTQILAFKIKIETPLIRLLRRLLPNLNP
- a CDS encoding serine/threonine protein kinase produces the protein MSPNKIENMVGQKVELDNYIGQFLNNRYLIRDLIGKGGMGRVYLAEDTAKGGMPIAVKILSLSLANQHMSQRFAREIFIGAQLGRKSKHIVRILSYGITEDKTPFYVMEFLQGKNLKQILKIQPLTISKFLEICNQICLGLQCAHQGISLKGEIYPIVHRDIKPENIFITEDSKQGEIIKILDFGIAKFLTERSGMTLTDSFIGSLPYCSPEHMEGRKLLDVRSDIYSLGVLMFEMLTGKHPFQIQTKSNSFGTWYQAHRFQMPPTLEEVNPQVKIPQVLEKIVMSCLAKDVSDRPQNVNQILENLERVNVQINDGITSNSSDIIKLSFPVQLVPSTLLSEKECLQKNWPKNKPVAPIGFPHLLQTTERAIPTFWAMLPKQEITKFLDKIHGTEFISKINVYPMLLWVTVLYDTQPSMTKWLPYFLDLKDNKGQNIARTLAEVGYYHLLFFAIEDPTRCSHVTTLSLTGNQRQQLIDCLDMSQHSNELIMSNQAKNLLKADYEKLKLNILQKLTADQKSETEGLKSWMDKFLEMFLKLLSRH
- a CDS encoding glycosyl transferase — translated: MERPILYLAITNHGFGHATRIASVAATIQKLCPEVLLILVTTAPRWLLECYIEGDFIYRPRAFDLGVVQTDSLTMDKVATLEKLLDIKKHQNSLIASEVNFIRQNRVNLILADIPFLAPGFAKGANIPCWMMSNFGWDFIYRDWGGEFSVVADWISDWYSKCDRLFRLPFHEPMPAFNNITDVGLTGGSPRHSAEKLRSLWRITTPVEKTILLTFGGLGLQQIPYENLRRFPDWQFIVFDQSAPDLPNLVKIDDRKYRPVDFMSICGRVISKPGYSTFAEATLLGVPIVTIPREDFAEATFLIEGITNYNQHQIITPSEFFQGTWDFLRELPQLPKQSEPIAKDGNEAIAYAVINYFESNKVL
- a CDS encoding aminotransferase class V-fold PLP-dependent enzyme, producing the protein MTSTSATQTRLHSHREQFPALGNKTYFNYGGQGPMPQRAMDTIAQTQAYVQQIGPFGNEAYRWIAPQTQAARVAIASELHAPSETITLTQNVTVGCNIAIWGIEWRAGDHILLSDCEHPGVIATTQEIARRFAVEVTTCPLKATLNEGDPVKVIAQHLRPNTRLVILSHVFWNTGQVLPLDKIAEVCRNNHSFLLIDAAQSAGLLPLNLTELGVDFYAFTGHKWLCGPAGAGGLYVRPEARESLKPTFIGLNGIVVDSQSQPVDWLPDGRRYEVSTLAYPLYVGLREAIAIHQQWGTSQERYEQICQNSEYLWRRLVELPDVKCLRTSPPESGIVSFQLLNNQPQPHLKLVQFLDSQRILTRTIADPSCIRVTLHYLTLESEIDQLVEAIQSFCKNS
- a CDS encoding TM0106 family RecB-like putative nuclease — translated: MLINAELLLQYQRCKRRTFLDIHGDKSQRDAPNELLRKLQQDKIAHQLSALAKVTYHQPDYSSYGNWEAAEAATLELMQRGVEYIYKGVLLANYSEGYTLLSRPDLLVKRPGKSCFGDWMYVPASIELGKRPKQEYQVVAAFHAQVLATIQDLAPETAWLILRTKERNYPVDLLKWTPRMQQILEELIQVLELPNSPEVFISRQKCNLCHWYSQCYAIAQSEKHLSLLPGVTPLRYTQLQDVAITTLESLANTSPSALENLLGFDKEVAPKLIVQAQSSLEKRPLILPYPLPIKDITFTAPIELYFDIEAQPDLDLNYLLGVLVVDRLANTEQFYSFLADKPEDEELVWQQFLDLVWQYPEAPIYHFCVYEFDTVKRLARLYNTPSSLVRPVLNRFVDVYEQLTQSVALPVESYALKAIARWLGFEWREKEASGAKCIYWYDQWLETGDRTLLEIIQSYNEDDCRATLRVKNWLVNFFQDEYGLRLA
- a CDS encoding serine/threonine protein kinase yields the protein MNKSLFTSPSSTGLLANRYQIKQLIGSGGMGEVFLANDILLGGTPVAIKFLTQTVVDNKMQQDFAREALMSAALSQNSLHIVRAYDYGVNEKGKPYYVMEYLCGKSLKDLIPLPLPMFLTLSRQICLGLQCAHQGINIDGKICPLVHRDIKPANILVIPDPILGQLVKILDFGIARFLNYASSTASTSRGFNGTLPYCSPEHLDGEKLDSRSDIYSLGVMMFEMLTGKKPWQPETDYFGAWYKAHHFEQPKAIADVQPTLKIPEKLNNLIMSCLAKKSCDRPQNIAQILQVLNSLEESNCPSIPTIPSSSILSRPLDSGLPITVEQSCHKLLWPQNKPIQEIVFPQLIDTAQGSMTALWLMLPKKEIKNYALSTRYNHFIFMTSPHPMLLWVTVLYNRQLAPKWLPCYLDMQNPQNLRLVSLLAENEHYPLIFFTLEAPHSCTNVLSSRIEPTQRQMLKNWAQQIHSLPPASQPQLSKQLLKQQYKQMQSRILQHLESQPQVVLSGSI